In Blattabacterium cuenoti, the following proteins share a genomic window:
- a CDS encoding 50S ribosomal protein L25, whose product MKYVNIYGKKRNVGKKNVRFIRISENIPCILYGKDINIPFYTASENLKKVMRYGDIHGVNIKIEGYDKNIKAVQKEIQFDPVSDEILHVDFYKIEESKPIKLSLPVKFVGRPIGVTKGGEYYSLIRKLKIKAFPSDIPEFIKIDISSLDIGDRIIVKDLQNVKYSILDPVQTLIARVKNSRTTIKEEDNKNKEDKKQQKNK is encoded by the coding sequence ATGAAATATGTAAATATTTACGGAAAGAAAAGAAATGTAGGAAAAAAAAATGTTCGTTTTATACGAATTTCGGAAAATATCCCGTGTATTTTATATGGAAAAGATATAAATATTCCATTTTATACTGCATCAGAAAACTTAAAAAAAGTAATGCGTTATGGAGATATCCATGGAGTAAATATTAAAATAGAAGGGTATGATAAAAATATAAAAGCTGTACAAAAGGAAATACAATTTGATCCAGTTAGTGACGAAATTTTACATGTAGATTTTTATAAAATTGAAGAATCAAAACCTATAAAATTATCACTTCCAGTAAAATTTGTAGGGAGACCAATTGGTGTTACCAAAGGAGGAGAGTATTATTCTTTAATTAGAAAATTAAAAATAAAAGCTTTTCCATCTGATATCCCAGAATTTATAAAAATAGATATTAGTTCTTTAGATATAGGAGATAGAATCATTGTTAAAGATTTACAAAATGTAAAATATTCTATTTTAGATCCTGTACAAACTCTTATAGCAAGAGTAAAAAATTCTAGAACAACTATTAAAGAAGAAGATAATAAAAATAAAGAAGATAAAAAACAACAAAAAAATAAATAA
- a CDS encoding nucleoside deaminase, translating into MSFISYKKKDHYFMKIAFNEAIIAFHKNEVPIGAAITYENAVIAKAHNLTETLNNTIAHAEILVINLASKYLEEKYMRKCTLYVTLEPCVMCAGALFWAKIGRVVCGANNKKGFLYAGIKLHPKTELISGIMKNRCKSLIKKFFLLKRKKTYID; encoded by the coding sequence ATGTCTTTTATTTCTTATAAAAAAAAAGATCATTATTTTATGAAAATAGCTTTTAATGAGGCTATTATTGCTTTTCATAAAAATGAAGTTCCTATAGGAGCGGCCATTACGTATGAAAATGCAGTTATAGCAAAAGCTCATAATTTAACGGAAACATTAAATAATACTATTGCACACGCAGAAATATTAGTTATTAATTTAGCTTCCAAATATTTAGAAGAAAAGTATATGAGAAAATGTACATTATACGTTACATTAGAACCATGTGTAATGTGCGCAGGAGCTTTATTTTGGGCTAAAATAGGAAGAGTTGTTTGTGGAGCAAATAATAAAAAAGGATTTTTATATGCTGGAATTAAATTACATCCGAAAACAGAATTAATTTCTGGTATTATGAAAAATAGATGCAAATCTTTAATAAAAAAATTTTTTCTTTTAAAAAGAAAGAAAACATACATAGACTGA
- a CDS encoding DedA family protein, translated as MSNFWDFIQHLFNPRWIFLYFGNAALFILLVIVFAETGFFIGFFLPGDSLLFTAGIFGEDLCKNFYNVPFFIIILIVAFFAILGNIQGYWLGYKSGELLYRKKDSFFFKKKHLILAKLFYNKYKATALIMSRFLPLFRTFAPIVAGAIRMNFKKFMIYNVIGAIIWTYSIMLAGHYLDKSFPELKNHLEWIVLLILFITTLPVIIKLKKSKKKKLLI; from the coding sequence ATGTCAAATTTTTGGGATTTTATTCAACATTTATTTAATCCTAGATGGATTTTTTTATATTTCGGAAATGCAGCATTATTTATTCTTTTAGTAATTGTCTTTGCAGAAACTGGTTTTTTCATTGGTTTTTTTTTACCTGGAGATTCTTTATTATTTACTGCTGGAATATTTGGAGAAGATTTATGTAAAAATTTTTATAATGTTCCTTTTTTTATTATAATACTAATTGTTGCATTTTTTGCTATTCTTGGGAATATTCAAGGTTACTGGTTAGGGTATAAATCTGGAGAATTATTGTATAGAAAAAAAGATTCCTTTTTTTTTAAGAAAAAACATTTAATTCTAGCTAAATTATTTTATAATAAATATAAAGCTACAGCATTAATAATGAGTAGATTTCTTCCTTTATTCAGAACTTTTGCTCCTATTGTAGCAGGTGCTATTCGTATGAATTTTAAAAAATTTATGATATACAATGTAATTGGAGCTATTATTTGGACTTATTCTATTATGTTAGCAGGGCATTATCTAGATAAGAGTTTTCCTGAATTGAAAAATCATCTTGAATGGATTGTTTTATTGATACTATTTATAACAACATTACCAGTAATTATTAAATTAAAAAAAAGTAAAAAAAAGAAATTATTGATTTAA
- the aroB gene encoding 3-dehydroquinate synthase: MQKENGKNIYFNDEAYHVLNSYLVNQKFDPKNVFILVDNLTYKHCFPIILSHVNFLNKSHVIKIRTGEKEKNIYTCIKICKLLEKLKATRNSLIINVGGGVITDLGGFVSSIFKRGIRFINIPTTLLGMVDASIGYKTGVNLDYIKNEIGTFHIPELLIIDPFFLNTLSRTEIISGMAEMFKHGLIANKDFWIDMNKFKLEMAENKNICNDLIKKSIFIKNKIVTKDPKEKGLRKILNFGHTIGHALESYFMNKKEKILHGMAIASGMIYESWISHKINDLSMIDYEEIESSLSSFYPKKYVLSDLDVEKLFIIMEHDKKNEKNKIQFSLIKRIGECSYNYEVPFSLIKESLLKC; encoded by the coding sequence ATGCAAAAAGAAAACGGAAAAAATATATATTTTAATGATGAAGCTTATCATGTCTTAAATAGTTATCTAGTTAATCAAAAATTTGATCCAAAAAATGTATTTATTTTAGTTGATAATCTAACTTACAAACATTGTTTTCCAATCATACTATCTCATGTAAATTTTTTAAATAAATCTCATGTTATTAAAATAAGAACAGGAGAAAAAGAAAAAAATATTTATACATGTATCAAAATATGTAAACTTTTGGAAAAGTTAAAAGCTACCAGAAATAGTTTGATTATAAATGTTGGAGGTGGAGTGATAACAGATCTTGGTGGTTTTGTTTCATCTATATTTAAACGGGGTATTCGTTTTATTAATATTCCTACAACTTTATTGGGAATGGTTGATGCATCTATAGGATACAAAACAGGTGTCAATTTAGATTATATTAAAAATGAAATAGGAACTTTTCATATTCCAGAACTTTTAATTATTGATCCATTTTTTCTAAATACTCTATCTAGAACAGAAATTATTTCTGGAATGGCTGAAATGTTTAAACATGGACTTATAGCAAACAAAGACTTTTGGATTGATATGAATAAATTTAAATTGGAAATGGCAGAGAATAAAAATATATGTAATGATCTTATTAAGAAATCTATATTTATAAAAAATAAAATAGTCACAAAAGATCCTAAAGAAAAAGGATTAAGAAAGATTCTTAATTTTGGTCATACTATTGGACATGCATTAGAAAGTTATTTTATGAATAAAAAAGAAAAAATACTACACGGGATGGCTATTGCAAGTGGAATGATTTATGAATCTTGGATTTCACATAAAATAAATGACTTATCAATGATAGATTATGAAGAAATAGAATCTTCACTTTCTTCATTTTACCCTAAAAAATATGTTTTATCTGATTTAGATGTAGAAAAGTTGTTTATAATTATGGAGCATGATAAAAAAAATGAAAAAAATAAAATACAATTTTCTCTAATAAAGAGAATAGGAGAATGTTCTTACAATTATGAAGTTCCTTTTTCTTTAATAAAAGAAAGTTTATTGAAATGTTAA
- the gyrA gene encoding DNA gyrase subunit A, whose product MSEGEKLIPINIEDEMKSSYIDYSMSVIVSRALPDARDGLKPVHRRVLYGMYKLGIFYNNSYKKSARIVGEVLGKYHPHGDVSVYDTMVRMSQEWTLRYPLIDGQGNFGSLDADPPAAMRYTEVKMKKISEEMLLDIKKDTVDMKLNFDDSLEEPTVLPTRIPNLLINGSSGIAVGMATNIPPHNLTETIKAICAYIDNNNLSIEQIMKYIKAPDFPTGGIIYGYDGVRKAFQTGRGRIVLRAKIHLEEINGKQCLVVDEIPYQVNKADMITKTVGLMKEGKMEGIYQIRDESDRNGLRIVYILKQNTNPDILLNNLFKYTSLETYFNVNNIALINGKPAQLNIKDLIHHFVNHRHDVIIRRTKYELKKCKNRVHILTGFLKIVNQIDIMIELIKNSRNHKEAINELMNKFEISEDQSKSILDMRLQNLTTLEVDRLKNEHKELLKNIDFLKNVLDQYFIRTKIIKEELLDIKRKYQDTRRTQIDYTGNKVDIEDLIEDEQVVLTISHAGYIKRTSLSEYKRQGRGGVGNRGATARESDFFKHLLIATNHQYLLLFTEKGKCFWLRVYEIPEGSKISKGRAIQNIIHLQQDDKVNAYILTGNLTNKKYVKDHYVMMVTQKGIIKKTSLENYSRPRKYGINAIVIRKGDSLLEAILTRGDSHVFIALKSGRIIRFSEKKVRITGRNSSGVIGINFTVKEDMVIGIICGVDGEEKGSLLVVSQKGFGKRSSLEEYRLTNRGGKGIKTLNITQKTGSLIAIKHVTDEDDLMIIKKSGIMIRIPVSDIRVMGRTTQGVRLIHLKENDAIADVEKVYKKPIMGFH is encoded by the coding sequence ATGAGTGAAGGCGAAAAATTGATTCCTATTAATATTGAAGATGAAATGAAATCATCTTACATAGATTATTCTATGTCTGTAATTGTTTCTAGAGCTCTTCCTGATGCTAGAGATGGATTAAAACCTGTGCATAGAAGAGTCCTTTATGGAATGTATAAATTAGGAATTTTTTATAACAATTCTTATAAAAAATCTGCTCGTATTGTTGGAGAAGTATTAGGAAAATACCATCCTCACGGAGATGTTTCTGTTTACGATACAATGGTTCGTATGTCTCAAGAATGGACTTTAAGATATCCATTAATAGATGGACAAGGTAATTTTGGATCTTTAGATGCGGATCCACCTGCAGCTATGCGTTATACAGAAGTAAAGATGAAAAAAATATCTGAGGAAATGTTATTGGATATTAAGAAGGACACAGTGGATATGAAATTAAATTTCGATGATTCTCTAGAGGAACCTACTGTTTTACCAACGCGTATTCCCAATCTTTTAATTAATGGTTCTTCCGGAATTGCAGTAGGTATGGCAACTAATATCCCTCCTCATAATTTAACGGAAACCATTAAAGCAATTTGTGCTTATATAGATAATAATAATTTATCTATAGAACAAATAATGAAATATATTAAAGCTCCAGATTTTCCTACAGGAGGAATTATTTATGGATATGATGGTGTTAGAAAAGCGTTTCAAACTGGAAGAGGACGTATAGTATTACGAGCAAAAATACATTTAGAAGAAATTAATGGAAAACAATGTCTTGTGGTAGATGAAATTCCTTATCAAGTGAATAAAGCTGATATGATAACTAAAACAGTTGGATTGATGAAGGAAGGAAAAATGGAAGGAATTTATCAGATTCGTGACGAATCTGATAGAAACGGATTACGTATCGTTTATATTCTTAAACAGAACACAAATCCTGATATATTGTTAAATAATTTATTTAAATATACATCATTAGAAACTTATTTTAACGTTAATAATATAGCATTAATTAACGGTAAACCAGCTCAATTAAATATAAAAGATCTTATTCATCATTTTGTTAATCATAGACACGATGTTATTATTCGTCGTACTAAATATGAATTAAAAAAATGCAAAAATCGCGTTCATATTCTAACTGGTTTTTTAAAAATAGTGAATCAAATAGATATAATGATAGAACTAATTAAAAATTCTAGAAATCATAAAGAAGCGATCAATGAATTAATGAATAAATTTGAAATATCTGAAGATCAATCAAAATCTATTTTAGATATGCGACTACAAAATCTTACTACCTTAGAAGTAGATAGATTAAAAAATGAACATAAAGAATTATTAAAGAACATAGATTTTTTGAAAAATGTATTAGATCAATATTTTATAAGAACTAAAATTATAAAAGAAGAACTCTTAGATATTAAAAGAAAATATCAAGATACTCGTCGTACACAAATTGATTATACAGGAAATAAAGTTGATATAGAAGATCTTATTGAAGATGAACAAGTTGTTTTAACTATTTCTCATGCAGGTTATATAAAAAGAACATCTTTATCAGAATATAAACGTCAAGGTAGAGGTGGAGTAGGAAATAGAGGAGCAACTGCTAGAGAATCTGATTTTTTTAAACACTTACTTATAGCAACTAATCATCAGTATCTTCTTTTGTTTACAGAGAAAGGAAAATGTTTTTGGTTGAGAGTTTATGAGATCCCAGAAGGATCTAAAATATCTAAGGGCAGAGCAATACAAAACATTATTCATCTTCAACAAGATGACAAAGTTAATGCTTATATTTTAACTGGAAATCTTACTAATAAGAAATATGTTAAAGATCATTATGTAATGATGGTAACTCAAAAAGGTATTATTAAGAAAACTTCTTTAGAAAATTATTCTCGTCCTAGAAAATATGGCATAAATGCTATTGTAATTCGTAAAGGAGATTCTTTATTAGAAGCTATTTTAACTAGAGGAGATAGTCATGTTTTTATAGCTTTAAAAAGTGGAAGAATCATTCGTTTTTCAGAGAAAAAAGTTCGTATAACCGGAAGAAATTCTTCTGGAGTAATAGGAATAAATTTTACCGTTAAAGAAGATATGGTTATTGGAATTATATGTGGTGTAGATGGAGAAGAAAAAGGAAGTTTATTAGTGGTATCTCAAAAAGGATTTGGAAAAAGATCAAGTCTTGAAGAATATCGTCTTACTAATCGTGGAGGAAAAGGGATTAAAACATTAAATATTACTCAAAAAACAGGAAGTTTAATTGCTATAAAACATGTTACAGATGAAGATGACTTAATGATTATTAAAAAATCAGGAATAATGATACGTATTCCAGTCTCAGACATACGAGTAATGGGAAGAACTACTCAAGGAGTAAGATTAATTCATTTGAAAGAAAATGATGCTATAGCAGACGTAGAAAAAGTTTATAAAAAACCTATTATGGGATTTCATTAA
- a CDS encoding carboxy terminal-processing peptidase, whose translation MENSKIRKIKWIIIGVFILFLFSFCSSSNEEEHVKNIIILKKIYKTLCLSHINPINVNNDFSETVYKKYFEKLDSNKRFFLQKDINSLSLYKDKIDDFWIHADTTFFDIIIQCFYQRIKEVESICLDILKNPFDFNKKEVYSREIDFSYPKNKTECIDKWRKYLKYLTLSEITNSIKQKEKISNRKIWKDIFFNAEKESRRKVKEYVEEYFRKLKIRKKSDWFSIYVNTIISQYDPHTNYFSPKEKEIFNLNVSGQTEGIGIELKDEKGYATVVNIVIGSPAWKSKKIDVGDKIIKVSKDLNSEENIVGMLLDNSIRLIKGKKGTKVKLTIQKNNGFVEEVILTRDIVEKKEIFAKSVLILDNKKYKYGLIFLPEFYFNPENKNGRNATDDIKKIIQELKKENIKGIILDIRNNRGGSLSSVIDIAGFFLGKVPIVQTGKSPNIKKILKNNNHKILWEGPLVVIVNEQSASASEILSAAIKDYKRGIIIGSEQTYGKGTVQTIYPLNRFYFFYKKEELGILKFTMNKFYRINGDSTQLKGVNSDIIIPSNRSSKLIEKYHQNSMKWDQVDPVSIKTWDEKKLEKIKIKSINRLRKNNKLINKIYKNMQLLENKFLNKKTYSLNWRDSYYENLITKKRKKHFQKLKKYLNNVYGKFPINYKIIIDKNELEKKWIENLNKDFYISEYVNILRDFNEIP comes from the coding sequence ATGGAAAATAGTAAAATTAGAAAAATAAAATGGATAATAATTGGTGTTTTTATCCTATTTTTATTTAGTTTTTGTTCTTCAAGTAATGAAGAAGAACATGTAAAAAACATAATCATACTTAAGAAAATATATAAAACGCTTTGTCTTTCTCATATAAATCCTATAAATGTTAACAATGATTTTTCAGAAACAGTGTATAAAAAATATTTTGAAAAATTAGATAGTAATAAACGTTTTTTTTTACAAAAAGACATTAATAGCCTTTCTTTGTATAAAGATAAAATAGATGATTTTTGGATTCATGCAGATACTACTTTTTTTGACATAATAATTCAATGTTTTTATCAAAGAATAAAAGAGGTTGAATCTATATGTTTAGATATATTGAAAAATCCTTTTGATTTTAACAAAAAGGAAGTTTATTCTAGAGAAATAGATTTTTCTTACCCTAAAAATAAGACGGAATGCATTGATAAATGGAGAAAATATCTAAAATATTTAACTCTATCAGAAATAACAAATTCTATAAAACAAAAAGAAAAAATATCAAATAGAAAGATATGGAAAGATATATTTTTCAATGCAGAAAAGGAATCAAGAAGAAAAGTAAAAGAATATGTAGAGGAATATTTTAGGAAATTAAAAATTAGAAAAAAATCTGATTGGTTTTCAATATATGTAAATACTATCATATCTCAATATGATCCTCATACTAATTATTTTTCTCCGAAAGAAAAAGAAATATTTAATTTAAATGTATCTGGTCAAACAGAAGGAATTGGTATAGAACTTAAAGATGAAAAAGGGTATGCTACAGTAGTAAATATTGTTATTGGATCTCCTGCATGGAAAAGTAAAAAAATAGATGTGGGAGACAAAATTATCAAGGTATCAAAGGATTTAAATTCAGAAGAAAACATTGTAGGAATGTTGTTAGATAATTCTATACGTTTAATAAAAGGAAAAAAAGGAACAAAAGTAAAATTAACAATACAAAAAAATAATGGATTTGTAGAAGAAGTAATTCTTACTAGAGATATTGTTGAAAAAAAAGAAATTTTTGCAAAAAGCGTATTAATTTTAGATAATAAAAAATATAAATATGGTTTAATTTTTTTACCTGAATTTTACTTTAATCCTGAAAATAAAAATGGAAGAAATGCAACAGATGATATAAAAAAAATTATTCAAGAACTAAAAAAAGAAAATATTAAAGGAATTATTCTAGATATAAGAAACAATAGAGGCGGATCATTATCTAGTGTAATAGATATAGCTGGTTTTTTTTTAGGAAAAGTTCCTATTGTACAAACAGGAAAATCTCCTAATATAAAAAAAATACTAAAAAATAATAATCATAAAATTTTATGGGAAGGTCCTCTTGTAGTTATTGTTAATGAACAATCAGCTTCTGCTTCAGAAATACTTTCTGCAGCAATAAAAGATTATAAAAGAGGAATTATTATCGGTAGTGAACAAACATATGGAAAAGGAACTGTTCAAACTATTTATCCATTAAATAGATTTTATTTTTTTTACAAAAAAGAAGAATTAGGAATTCTAAAATTTACCATGAATAAATTTTATAGAATTAATGGGGACTCTACACAATTAAAAGGAGTGAATTCAGATATTATTATTCCAAGTAATAGATCATCAAAATTAATAGAAAAATATCATCAAAATTCTATGAAATGGGATCAGGTTGACCCTGTATCTATTAAAACTTGGGATGAAAAAAAATTAGAAAAAATTAAAATAAAAAGTATTAATAGATTAAGAAAAAATAATAAATTAATAAATAAAATTTATAAAAATATGCAATTATTAGAAAATAAATTTTTAAATAAAAAAACATATTCTCTTAATTGGAGAGATTCGTACTATGAAAATTTAATAACAAAAAAAAGGAAAAAGCATTTTCAGAAATTAAAAAAATATTTAAATAATGTATATGGAAAGTTCCCTATTAATTATAAAATAATTATCGATAAAAATGAATTAGAAAAAAAATGGATAGAAAATTTGAACAAAGATTTTTATATATCAGAATATGTAAATATTTTACGTGATTTTAATGAAATCCCATAA
- the surE gene encoding 5'/3'-nucleotidase SurE, translating to MNNKPIILVTNDDGIIAPGIRSLIESMNSLGEVYVVAPNSPKSGTAHSITMDTILYCDSVKIDNGKQKEWECSGTPVDCVKLAINNILPRRPDICVSGINHGSNSSINIRYSGTVSAVIEAGIEGIPSVGFSLLDLEWNADFSSSKKYVCEIVKKILYNPIPEKTITLNVNIPKLKKEEIKGIKICRQAKSKWQESFEKRSNPKGRTYYWLVGNFVNFDEEEEDDTDEWALNNGYISIVPIQFDFTNYSILNILKSWNFMLFFFNIFNIFNIFNIF from the coding sequence ATGAATAATAAACCAATTATTTTAGTAACAAATGATGATGGAATTATAGCTCCAGGGATAAGATCTCTTATAGAAAGTATGAATTCCTTGGGAGAGGTGTATGTTGTAGCACCAAATAGCCCGAAATCTGGAACAGCACATTCTATAACTATGGATACAATATTATACTGTGATTCTGTTAAAATAGATAACGGAAAACAAAAAGAATGGGAATGTTCTGGTACTCCAGTAGATTGTGTAAAACTAGCAATTAATAATATTTTACCAAGAAGACCAGATATTTGTGTATCTGGAATAAACCATGGATCAAATTCTTCTATAAATATTAGATATTCTGGAACTGTTTCTGCTGTAATAGAAGCTGGTATAGAAGGAATACCATCTGTGGGGTTTTCTCTTTTAGATTTAGAATGGAATGCTGATTTTTCATCATCAAAAAAATATGTATGTGAAATTGTAAAAAAAATATTATATAATCCTATTCCAGAAAAAACAATCACTCTAAATGTGAATATCCCAAAATTGAAAAAAGAAGAAATAAAAGGAATTAAAATATGTAGACAAGCAAAATCTAAATGGCAAGAAAGTTTTGAAAAAAGATCTAATCCAAAAGGAAGAACCTACTATTGGTTAGTAGGAAATTTTGTTAATTTTGATGAGGAAGAGGAAGATGACACAGATGAATGGGCTTTGAATAATGGATATATCTCCATTGTTCCTATTCAATTTGATTTCACAAACTATTCAAT